The genome window TCTATTTTGTCCAATCAAATCCCTATTTTCTTTAATGCCATCACTATTTTGTTCAATTAATTTGCTAAGAGTTGATATTCTTTTCTCATAACGTATCATTAGAAAATAAATTACGTAAATTAGTAATAAAATTATCGCCCAAGGTAAAAATTGCATATTAAATCCTTATATATTTTTTTGTAATTATAGAAATTTTAGCTTTTAAAAAAAATAAAACCATAAAAATTATACATATTTTATAAATACTTAATAATGCATTACGGATTTAAATGTAATAAAAATTTGTATTCTTAAATGGCTGTATTTTATGATTTTAATTTTTATGAAAATTTTTTAAATTTCCCTTGACTTTTACCTTGTTTTGATATATAATTGCCACTTCACAAAACAGGTGCTGGTGTAGCTCAGTTGGTAGAGCTACTGCCTTGTAAGCAGTGGGTCGGCGGTTCAAGTCCGTTCACCAGCTCCATTTTTGTAACAGTGTTTGACCAGAAAATACCAAAATAGTTTATTAATGTTTAAGGTGAGATACTCAAGCGGCCAACGAGGGCAGACTGTAAATCTGCTGACTATGTCTTCCGTGGTTCGAATCCACGTCTCACCACCATTGTTATGCGGGAGTAGCTCAGTTGGCTAGAGCATCAGCCTTCCAAGCTGAGGGTCGCGGGTTCGAGCCCCGTTTCCCGCTCCAAAATTTGGGAAAATAAACTGGGAGCTGTATCTAGATTTTACTAAACACAGTTATTCCTTACTTTATTTTCAAAATTTTTAGTTGTTTGTATTATTTAATTGGAATCATCTCTGCCAAGCGTTTTTCGCTCATATGGCTCAGAGGTAGAGCACTTCCTTGGTAAGGAAGAGGTCGCGGGTTCAAGTCCCGCTATGAGCTCCACTGGTTAATATGATTTTATTATGATTATACAAATTTGGTAAGAAAAAAGACATATATCACATACGGAGGAAAAGATGGCTAAAGAAAAATTTTCACGTAACAAGCCGCACGTAAACATAGGTACTATTGGTCACGTAGATCATGGTAAAACTACATTAACAGCTGCAATATCTGCTGTTCTTTCACGCAAAGGACTTGCTGAGCTAAAAGATTATGATAATATTGATAATGCTCCAGAAGAAAAAGAGCGTGGTATTACAATTGCTACTTCACATATTGAGTACGAGACAGAGAAACGCCACTATGCCCACGTTGACTGCCCTGGTCACGCCGACTATGTAAAAAATATGATTACAGGTGCTGCACAAATGGATGGAGCTATTCTGGTTGTTTCTGCAGCTGATGGTCCAATGCCACAAACTAGAGAGCATATTTTATTATCACGCCAAGTTGGTGTTCCATACATTGTTGTTTTCATGAACAAAGCTGATATGGTTGATGATGCAGAGCTACTTGAGTTGGTTGAAATGGAAATCCGCGAATTACTTAATGAGTATAATTTTCCAGGCGATGATACACCTATTGTTTCTGGTTCAGCACTTAAAGCTCTTGAAGAGGCAAAAGCTGGTCAAGATGGCGAATGGTCAGTAAAAATTATGGAATTAATGGACGCAGTTGATAGCTATATTCCAACTCCAGTTCGTGCAACAGATAAAGATCTTCTTATGCCAATCGAAGATGTTTTTTCGATTTCAGGTCGTGGTACAGTTGTAACTGGTAGAATTGAAAAAG of Campylobacter concisus contains these proteins:
- the tuf gene encoding elongation factor Tu; translation: MAKEKFSRNKPHVNIGTIGHVDHGKTTLTAAISAVLSRKGLAELKDYDNIDNAPEEKERGITIATSHIEYETEKRHYAHVDCPGHADYVKNMITGAAQMDGAILVVSAADGPMPQTREHILLSRQVGVPYIVVFMNKADMVDDAELLELVEMEIRELLNEYNFPGDDTPIVSGSALKALEEAKAGQDGEWSVKIMELMDAVDSYIPTPVRATDKDLLMPIEDVFSISGRGTVVTGRIEKGVIKVGDTIEIVGIKPTQTTTVTGVEMFRKEMDQGEAGDNVGVLLRGTKKEDVERGMVLCKPKSITPHTKFEGEVYILTKEEGGRHTPFFNNYRPQFYVRTTDVTGSITLPEGTEMVMPGDNVRISVELIAPVALEEGTRFAIREGGRTVGSGVVSKILG